Proteins found in one Deltaproteobacteria bacterium genomic segment:
- a CDS encoding alkylphosphonate utilization protein, giving the protein MSDTPKCPQCGCDYTYENGAHFVCPECGHEWSPSATPADDADERIVRDANGNVLKDGDTVTIIKDLKVKGASQPLKVGTKVKNIRLVDGDHNIDCKIDGFGAMKLKSEFVKKL; this is encoded by the coding sequence ATGAGCGACACCCCCAAGTGCCCCCAATGCGGCTGCGACTACACCTACGAAAACGGCGCGCATTTTGTCTGCCCGGAATGCGGACACGAATGGTCCCCCAGCGCCACCCCGGCCGACGACGCGGATGAACGCATCGTCCGCGACGCCAACGGCAACGTGCTCAAGGACGGCGACACGGTCACCATCATCAAGGACCTGAAGGTCAAGGGCGCGTCGCAACCGCTGAAGGTGGGCACCAAGGTCAAGAATATCCGGCTTGTTGACGGCGATCACAACATCGACTGCAAAATCGACGGCTTTGGCGCCATGAAGCTCAAATCCGAATTCGTGAAAAAACTTTAG